A section of the Carassius carassius chromosome 17, fCarCar2.1, whole genome shotgun sequence genome encodes:
- the LOC132160974 gene encoding uncharacterized protein LOC132160974, with protein MDLTALRNVQPNRACWMHPQSSDQIKMIKNALNEKESQQQFLAQVGATILDRSDFITLGHPNDVEGTILNACLSVVRDIADLKNIKVHCFSSYVTVTWLPPFCADPSANLPEHIARCDFILLPSWATNHWMICIMKPKSREMYLLDSLYGTDFSDCRFIGPYRKLAQQLHPGPWKEYGRDDLKGAPRQNCSNNCGVFVLMYTLYVVMGGLFDFAESDMAAVRRWWCLLLLTNYPVK; from the exons GCTGGATGCATCCACAAAGCAGTGACCAAATTAAGATG ataaaaaatgctttaaatgaaaAGGAATCACAACAACAATTTTTGGCTCAAGTAGGAGCAACAATTCTGGACAGATCAGATTTTATTACCTTGGGCCATCCAAATGATGTTGAAGGGACT ATTTTGAATGCCTGCCTATCAGTTGTCAGGGATATTGCTGACTTAAAG AACATAAAGGTCCATTGTTTTAGCTCATATGTGACAGTGACATGGTTGCCACCATTCTGTGCAGACCCTTCAGCTAACTTACCT GAACATATAGCAAGATGTGACTTCATCTTACTGCCTTCATGGGCTACAAACCATTGGATGATATGT ATCATGAAACCAAAAAGCAGAGAGATGTATTTGCTTGATTCACTGTACGGCACTGACTTCAGCGATTGTCGTTTCATTGGTCCCTACAG AAAACTTGCACAGCAACTACATCCTGGGCCGTGGAAGGAGTATGGACGTGATGATCTCAAA GGTGCTCCAAGGCAGAATTGTTCAAATAACTGTGGAGTATTTGTGTTGATG TACACACTCTATGTTGTAATGGGAGGTCTCTTTGATTTTGCTGAG TCTGACATGGCTGCAGTAAGGAGATGGTGGTGCTTGCTCCTGCTAACAAATTATCCCGTCAAGTAA